A part of Myxococcus landrumus genomic DNA contains:
- a CDS encoding ATP-grasp domain-containing protein, whose amino-acid sequence MHWVIQNNLFNERGFRELVQVLERGGIPHTLVKVIPFDGGVEPFVDVAGPIVIMGSLTLTRYARSRGWTPGAFLNDQFDFRCWHEHLGEHLLNADAHVCRFADVPEREGPFFIRPCLDDKAFSGMVTTWEDFRHWREGVLAAQEYPQLTAETWVAVSEPRHIQSEYRMVVVDSRVITGTRYKLGARVFASPEVEPVVWTFAQRMADRWGPDRAYVLDVFMHQHQPYVGEINTLNAAGFYAYDVGKMVAAIEAMTF is encoded by the coding sequence ATGCACTGGGTCATTCAGAACAACCTGTTCAACGAGCGTGGCTTCCGCGAGCTCGTGCAGGTCCTGGAGCGCGGTGGCATCCCTCACACGCTGGTGAAGGTGATTCCCTTCGACGGGGGCGTGGAGCCCTTCGTCGATGTCGCGGGCCCCATCGTCATCATGGGCTCGCTCACCCTCACGCGTTACGCGAGGAGCCGCGGCTGGACGCCCGGCGCGTTCCTCAACGACCAGTTCGACTTTCGGTGCTGGCATGAGCACCTCGGCGAGCACCTGCTGAACGCCGATGCCCACGTCTGCCGCTTCGCCGACGTGCCCGAGCGGGAGGGACCGTTCTTCATCCGCCCCTGCCTGGATGACAAGGCGTTCTCGGGAATGGTCACCACGTGGGAGGACTTCCGTCACTGGCGCGAGGGAGTCCTCGCGGCCCAGGAGTACCCGCAGCTCACCGCGGAGACCTGGGTGGCCGTCAGCGAGCCTCGGCACATCCAGAGTGAGTACCGGATGGTGGTCGTCGACAGCCGGGTCATCACGGGGACGCGATACAAGCTGGGGGCGCGGGTCTTCGCGTCGCCGGAGGTCGAGCCCGTGGTGTGGACCTTCGCCCAGAGGATGGCGGACCGTTGGGGGCCGGACCGGGCCTACGTGCTGGATGTCTTCATGCACCAGCACCAGCCCTACGTAGGGGAGATCAACACCCTCAATGCCGCCGGCTTCTATGCCTACGACGTGGGGAAGATGGTCGCGGCCATTGAGGCCATGACCTTCTGA
- a CDS encoding amidohydrolase family protein yields the protein MNIRLPKIALEEAYLHPTDVARVLGDEAALAQISDGGGVTTDYYRPILHRLGDFDEARLHSMDDAGIAHAILSLTAPGIQRIVDPRVAATQARLENDFLAGRIAEHPGRYSGFAAVALQAGAEAIAETRRAVTDLGFKGVLINGYTNTLDPNVGLYLDDPSLYGFWETICELDVPVYLHPRPSLPGGLAPYSSYPEMKGATWGFGMETASHTVRLLLGGHFDRFPSCKLILGHMGEGLPALLWRTQNMFDLNPFNRRLKKTLPEYFADNIWITTSGSFSDSALTNAILTVGADHIMFSVDYPYSESTPAAAWIDRAPISELDRRKITHGNARDLFQLPLQPAGESTPRATSTATSSDYGRLI from the coding sequence ATGAACATCCGCCTGCCGAAGATTGCTTTGGAGGAGGCCTATCTCCACCCCACCGATGTCGCCCGAGTGCTCGGCGACGAAGCCGCCCTCGCACAGATCTCCGATGGCGGTGGCGTCACGACCGACTATTACCGGCCGATTCTCCATCGCCTCGGCGATTTCGATGAGGCCCGCCTGCACAGCATGGACGATGCGGGCATCGCTCACGCAATCCTGTCCCTGACCGCACCGGGGATCCAACGCATCGTCGACCCGAGAGTGGCCGCCACACAGGCTCGGCTCGAGAACGACTTCTTGGCGGGGCGGATCGCGGAGCACCCGGGGCGGTATTCTGGATTCGCCGCCGTCGCACTTCAGGCAGGGGCAGAAGCCATCGCCGAGACTCGGCGCGCAGTCACGGACCTCGGCTTCAAGGGCGTGCTGATCAACGGCTACACCAACACCCTTGACCCGAACGTCGGCCTCTACCTCGACGATCCCTCGCTCTACGGATTCTGGGAGACGATCTGCGAGCTCGACGTCCCGGTCTACCTGCACCCTCGCCCATCGCTTCCGGGCGGGCTCGCGCCCTACTCCAGCTACCCCGAAATGAAGGGCGCCACCTGGGGCTTCGGTATGGAAACCGCGTCGCACACCGTCCGGCTTCTTCTGGGCGGACACTTCGACCGATTCCCGAGCTGCAAACTCATTCTCGGGCACATGGGCGAGGGCCTTCCCGCCCTGCTGTGGCGAACCCAGAACATGTTCGACCTGAACCCCTTCAACAGACGGCTCAAGAAGACGCTCCCGGAGTACTTCGCCGACAACATCTGGATCACCACCAGCGGAAGCTTCTCGGACAGCGCACTCACGAACGCCATCCTCACCGTCGGAGCCGACCACATCATGTTCTCGGTCGACTACCCCTACTCCGAGAGCACTCCCGCGGCGGCATGGATTGACCGTGCCCCTATCAGCGAGCTCGACCGACGAAAGATCACCCACGGCAATGCCAGGGACCTGTTCCAACTCCCCCTGCAACCCGCTGGGGAATCAACGCCGAGGGCAACCTCGACCGCGACCTCATCGGACTATGGCAGGCTGATTTGA